In Phycisphaerae bacterium RAS1, the genomic window CGAACCGGGCAGGGATGCGACCCGTGCCGCGTCGCCGGCGATGACGCTCGGCGCGTACGTGAGCACAGCCGTGGTCTGTCCGGGCAGGATCTGCTGCGCGCTCGAAGTCGCCTTCAGTTCGACATCCAGAGTTGGCTTGAACTCAGCCGTGGGTTTACCGACGTTTGCCGCAGTTTGTTGAGCTTCGGGACTGTTTCCCGCGAGCGGACACCCGCCAACGCCCCCGAGACTCAGGATTGAACCGAACACGATGACCGCTGCCGGGCGCGATCCGAACGTTGACCAGCGCGAGCTTTGGTTGACGGCTGGCGAATAAGATGCCATGACTTTCCTCCTCTTACGCCAACGAATCGACTGGCGCAATCTGATTGGGAACGTTGCAGTGGAGTTCGCGCAAGTCACGCTGCGTCGGCGATTCTCGTACAACAATTGTGCGCAACGTGCAGCGTGCAGCTACGGCGTGCTCCTCATGCCGCCGAACATACCGCTACCCGAGAATAACCCGCCCATCATCCCCGCGGTGGACGTGCCGGCACCGTTTCCATGGGAGTTCATGCCGTTCTGGCCCATGTGGCTCTGCATCGCGCTCGTGACCGCGACGAACTCCTGCGTGTCGCCATCCTGATCGAGATCATTCGTGTCCTGCATCAACGTGCAGGAAAAGTCGCCGCCGCAGTCGAAATCCGAGTTCAGGAACCCCGGCACGCAGAAACGGTTGTCGATTTCCGTACCGTCGCCCATGTGGGCGGCCATCTGTCCGACATTGGTGAGGCTGCCCATGCCGACCATCTCCGCGCAGGGCATCTGGAAGTCCACGGACTCGCCGGGGCCTACGACGACCTCCTGCGTCTGCTCTTGCACGCCATCGGGACTCGAAATGAACGCAAAATGGAACGTGCATGGCTGCCCGGTCTGGTTGGCAAGCTCCATCGTCATCATGCCACCGTCCTGCGCGAGATACTCCGTGCCGTGGAAGCCCATGTGGTCATCCATGTGGCCGCTGAATCCGTTCATCATCGCGCCGCCGAAGCCGTCTGCCCCGCCGATGTTGGCCGCAACGGATTCAGCTTTTGCAGCGACTTCAGCCGCTACACCCGTGGGTTCCTGGTTCCCGAAAATGTCAGTCAACCCGCCGGGAACACAGCCGGCCAATCCTGCTGCCAAGGAAACGACGCCCATCGTCGGCCACATGAGCTTGCGAGACATGCTTGGATTCTCCTGTGTAAGTTCTGTAGTCTTAAGCGTTTACGATTGGCCGCCGGTCGCATCGCGACCGCCGCCTCCACTCAGTTGTTTCCGGCAAGTTGTGCGCCAACGGAAACGCCAGATCTGGGGAGTCCCCCCAGACATCGGTTCCGCTGCCGGGCGGGAACGCGGCCTTCGGCGTGAAGCAGTCGAAGGCGCCGCGCGGGGACCGGGTGCGATCCGTCGCCGTTAGCACCTGCGGCTCTTCCCCGAACGAGGTGGCGCAACGTAACGTCACAGACCGCTCGTCTCACGTCACGCTCGCTGGCGGGCCAACGCAGAATCGCGCCTGCACCCAGTCGGTGCAATAGTTCGGCTTCGTCGCGCGCACCGCGGTCCAGGAGTGCGACCGTCCCGCTAGAGATTCGATGGGTCTGAAGCCACTTCAGTAGGGCGATGGCGAAGCCGTCCATTCCCGCGGTTTTCACGAGGATCGCATCGAACTCCTGATGTCGGAGCAGGCGGCACGCTCCGAAAAAGCTCCCGATGGCGACCGATTCGAAGCGGCCAACGAACAAGTCGTAGAGCCGACGCCGTGACGCGCTTTCGCGGTCCAAGATGAGGAGGGTCATGAGAATAACCTCCAAGGGGGCGCTCGCGTTCCCAAGATCGGACCAGTTGGTCACGCTTCGTTGGGAGTTCACGAGTGTCTGACTCTCAGTTCTTTAGATGCGCGCCGTGGCTCCGTCCTTCCCACGAACCCGGGTGGGTCGGCGCGAATTTCCTCTCTCACGGCGCGAATGGCGAGGATGATGTCCAAGTATGCGCTCTGCACGCGCGTGATGCGAAAGCCTGCCAACTGCACGTTGCGCAGCGTGTCGCGGTTCATCTCGGTGCCGCTCCATCGCGTCCACAGCGTCATCAAATCCAAGACGAGACCCAAGACGGGGTTGCGGCTGCGCACGTGCTCAAACATCAGGAGCTGGCCGCCGGGCCGTAGAACCCGGTGAATCTCGCTCAGCGCACGACGGGGATCAGGCACCGAGCACATCGTGCAGGACGTCACGACGGTGTCGAAGTAGTCGTCGGGAAACTCCAGCTCCTGCGCGTCCATTCGCGTAAGTTCGAGCCTTCCCCGGTAGCGCTCAGCGCGAGGTCTCGCGCGCCGCAGCATCTCCTCGCTGATGTCGATGGCGATGATCTCGCGGTCGGGCGGGAAGTGTTGGATATCGACGCCCGTGCCGACCGCTTCGAAGAGCACGCGACCGGACATGTCCCGAAACAGGGCGGCCTTGTGCGGCCCGCGGCGAAGCTGCGAGCCCTCGCACACGTCGTAGAACCTCGCCCGCAGATCCCAGATTCGCGACATAGCCGGTCACCCACTCGGAAAGCTCGCGGCAAACCGCCGGCGTGACGCCCGGCCATAAGCCGCGACGAAGAAGAACATTCCCAGCCCCGACGCCGCACCGAGAACGCAAGCCATCCGCGGGCCGGGTTCGCATCCGACTGCGTGCAGCCCGCAGACGAACATGGGACTGATCATCGCGATCATCATCGAGGGGACCATGCTCTCGATAGAGCCGAGCAGCGGCGCCACAAGCAGCGCAAGCAGCGTCTGGACGATCATCGCGAGCACCATGCCCGCGAGTAGCGACAGCAGAAAGCCCCATCCCCACTCGTGGGCAAGGTGCATGGTCAGCGTGGCGAGCACGCCGACGACGGCGAAAAAGCAGGCGTCGCCGACCAGGAACAGCGTCGATCGCACACGCCCCGTCAGGTCGCCGGGCCGTAATTCTCGCGAGCTCACTTGGCCTCTTCCGTTCCGGGGGCTGCAACGTTTCCGGCGTTACCGCACCCGGCGGCGCGGTACGATCGGAACGAACTCGTCCTGCGTGTACAACCACGCCAGCGCGGACAGATCGCGCTGCGTAACCTGAACGAACTCCAAGGGTTCATGGTTTCGATACTCGTCGGGTGCGTGCTGGTGCGGCCCCATCATGTCGTTCCCATCCTGCGAGTGTCCGAGACCCAGAAGATGGCCGAGTTCCTGGAGCAAGTCCTCGGCAATCATCGCTTCGGGCCGATTTCCGGACGAACGCTGCATAACCACGCCGTCGGCGACGACCGGGCTGCCTCGAATGAGTCGTGCTTGGCCCAGCACGTCACCGCCAAGCCCATCGCCGGACCAGTCGATGGTGATGTCGGCCTGACGCGAGTCGGTGACAAGCGCAAAGAAGGGCGGGAGCTTCACTCCGCCGGCTGCCTGATTCCAAACGGTGAGTGCCCGTGCCGCAATTCGGGCCAGCGATTCCGCCTCCTGCGGCGTCGCGTCGGATAAGTCCGCGTGATTGGAATACACGCGCAGCGGGAGATCGGTGAGCCGGAGACGCACCAGCCGGCCCGGGACGATCTCCCACATTTCAAACCCGGCGGGACGTGCGGCCTTGACGCCTCGCGGAGAGAATGTGGCAATGACAGGCACTTCGGCGTACCCGAGCCGTCGGCCGCTCGCTGCGTCCCAGGCCTCGACGCCGATGGCGTCCTGAAATGTACCCGGCCGTCCCTCGCGCTTAAGCGCGTACACGGCAAAGATGTCGCGCGTGTCGCCTGTCGTGTTCAGGACTCCGCTCGGCGGCCCGTCGAGATCGCCCGGCAGGCCATCTTCGCGGTGAAAGCGTACGATGGGCTCTCCGGGCTGATGAAGATGCGTGCGGTAGCGAATATCACGCCCGAGGCGATTCAGAATTGTCAGTTCGGCGTGATCTGAGCCCTCGTCACCCAGGGCGCAGCGAAGACTGATCGTCCTCCCGTCGGCACGCACGCCGCCTGAATCTACGACGACGGTCTGACCCAGAACCGCGTTCGGCGCGACAACAAAGAGGATGACGATGGCCGCGCCGATTCCGATCGACAGTCTGCAAAACATACGACACCTCACGGGATTCCAGGGCTCCTAGAGCAACCACGCGGCCAGCGCTTGCCGGGCGAAGTCCGCGACAAAAGTCTTGAGCTGATCGACGAGACCGGCGGTCGAGCCGTCCGTTGTTTCCCGCACTACGTCACAGCCCGCAAGCAACAACGCCAGTGAGAGAAGCGCCGCGAAAACGCGAGCCGATGAATGCGACAATCCAACGCCG contains:
- the ubiE_3 gene encoding Demethylmenaquinone methyltransferase translates to MSRIWDLRARFYDVCEGSQLRRGPHKAALFRDMSGRVLFEAVGTGVDIQHFPPDREIIAIDISEEMLRRARPRAERYRGRLELTRMDAQELEFPDDYFDTVVTSCTMCSVPDPRRALSEIHRVLRPGGQLLMFEHVRSRNPVLGLVLDLMTLWTRWSGTEMNRDTLRNVQLAGFRITRVQSAYLDIILAIRAVREEIRADPPGFVGRTEPRRASKELRVRHS